One Candidatus Krumholzibacteriia bacterium genomic region harbors:
- a CDS encoding DMT family transporter, translating into MPESAANPLMGQLFALAAPICWSIAIILFRVSGQSVPPVALNLFKNSLALVLFTITLFVLGSTPAIGASSGDVWLLVASGAIGIGLSDTFFFMCLNRVGAGLQAIVNTSYSPVIIVLSVIFLDERLTLLQSLGALLIVTAVLAVGWVRDRGARARVPHRASGILFGLAGTTTQGVSIVMVKPLLEESPVVWATWWRLLGGLAVGALIMLASKDQRATLPALRNRAVWPVMIAGAIMGTYVSLLFWIGGMKYAPASIAAALNQTATLWTFLLAVLVLHEPTTRRRLAGLLLGVAGVFLVTIQTLHAN; encoded by the coding sequence GTGCCCGAGTCCGCCGCCAACCCCCTCATGGGCCAGCTCTTCGCGTTGGCCGCGCCGATCTGCTGGTCGATCGCGATCATCCTCTTCCGTGTCTCCGGCCAATCGGTCCCGCCGGTCGCGCTCAACCTGTTCAAGAACTCACTGGCGCTGGTCCTGTTCACGATCACGCTCTTCGTACTGGGGAGCACGCCCGCGATCGGTGCGAGTTCCGGTGACGTGTGGTTGCTCGTGGCCAGTGGCGCGATCGGGATCGGGCTGTCCGACACCTTCTTCTTCATGTGTCTGAACCGGGTCGGCGCCGGCCTGCAGGCGATCGTGAACACGAGCTACAGCCCCGTGATCATCGTGCTCAGCGTGATCTTCCTCGACGAACGCCTCACGCTCCTGCAGTCGCTCGGAGCTCTCCTGATCGTCACCGCGGTCCTGGCCGTGGGCTGGGTGCGCGATCGTGGCGCCAGGGCCCGCGTGCCCCACCGGGCCAGCGGGATCCTCTTCGGCCTCGCCGGGACCACCACGCAGGGGGTTTCGATCGTCATGGTCAAGCCCCTGCTCGAGGAGAGCCCGGTGGTGTGGGCGACCTGGTGGCGTTTGCTCGGTGGACTGGCCGTGGGCGCGCTGATCATGCTCGCCTCGAAGGACCAGCGCGCCACCCTGCCCGCGCTGCGCAACCGCGCGGTGTGGCCCGTGATGATCGCCGGCGCGATCATGGGCACCTACGTCTCACTGCTCTTCTGGATCGGTGGGATGAAGTACGCGCCCGCCTCGATCGCGGCCGCCTTGAACCAGACGGCCACGCTGTGGACCTTCCTGTTGGCCGTTCTCGTCCTGCACGAACCCACCACGCGCCGACGACTCGCCGGACTGCTCCTGGGCGTGGCCGGCGTCTTCCTCGTCACGATCCAGACCCTGCACGCGAACTGA
- a CDS encoding BON domain-containing protein: MFRHRIITLTSFGIALAALLAPAAAPSATPGSTRDDGAIRQALYTEFIVNDQIPAGEIDVDVRDGIAELRGTVSSADAHHAALRLAESVRGVRGLVDRIEVRPPDVDDTVIAQHVAGLLLDDPVADFGTIVVEADEGVVTLRGTVDSNAERVHAVDLARTVNGVRTVVNAIAVETDAERSDADIAADVRTRLDDDAALSRRFVEVEVEAAVVRLEGVVGSLEEVRRAKALAWVLGVDDVVTDDLEVDVDRDLELRTPPIERSDQAIRSAIVDAYELDPRLQPPFPEIRVDNGAVTLRGEVDTIAQEEAAVEDAGLVAGAGPIHDLLEVTPPEVPDDDALRQAAQTAVEHDAWLHDDDVGVRVLDGRADLMGRVTTMRERARAERVVGRIPGIAHVDNLLQVRNAPEEPFDDEKLHEAVEDQLWWSTRVDARQIDVEVDGGVVHLHGTVDSWHERRAAEDEARQTEAAAVIVHLHVDGDGDGERPALEMQ, translated from the coding sequence GGATCGCGCTCGCGGCCCTGCTCGCTCCCGCGGCTGCACCTTCGGCGACGCCGGGGTCGACCCGTGACGACGGCGCCATCCGACAGGCTCTGTACACCGAGTTCATCGTGAACGACCAGATCCCGGCGGGCGAGATCGACGTCGACGTCCGTGACGGCATCGCCGAGCTCAGGGGCACCGTGTCGAGCGCGGACGCCCATCACGCGGCCCTGCGGCTCGCCGAGAGCGTCCGCGGCGTGCGCGGCCTGGTCGACCGTATCGAGGTCCGCCCTCCCGACGTCGACGACACCGTGATCGCCCAGCACGTGGCCGGGCTGCTGCTCGACGACCCGGTCGCCGACTTCGGCACGATCGTGGTCGAGGCCGACGAAGGAGTCGTGACGCTCCGTGGGACGGTCGATTCGAACGCCGAACGGGTCCACGCCGTGGACCTGGCCCGTACCGTGAACGGTGTGCGGACCGTCGTGAACGCGATCGCGGTCGAGACCGACGCGGAGCGCAGCGACGCCGACATCGCCGCGGACGTCCGGACCCGTCTGGACGACGATGCTGCACTGAGTCGGCGGTTCGTCGAGGTCGAGGTCGAGGCCGCGGTGGTCCGTCTCGAGGGTGTCGTCGGCAGTCTCGAGGAGGTCCGCCGGGCCAAGGCCCTCGCCTGGGTCCTCGGAGTCGACGACGTGGTGACCGATGACCTCGAGGTCGACGTCGATCGGGACCTCGAACTGCGAACGCCCCCGATCGAACGCAGCGACCAGGCGATCCGCAGTGCGATCGTGGACGCCTACGAGCTCGACCCGCGCCTGCAACCGCCCTTCCCCGAGATCCGGGTCGACAACGGCGCCGTGACCCTCCGCGGCGAGGTCGACACGATCGCGCAGGAAGAAGCGGCGGTGGAGGACGCCGGCCTCGTCGCGGGAGCGGGACCGATCCACGATCTCCTCGAGGTGACCCCGCCCGAGGTCCCCGACGACGATGCGCTGCGGCAGGCCGCGCAGACCGCGGTGGAACACGACGCCTGGTTGCACGACGACGACGTCGGCGTGCGTGTCCTCGACGGGCGAGCCGATCTCATGGGACGGGTGACCACGATGCGGGAACGCGCGCGCGCCGAGCGAGTGGTCGGCCGCATCCCGGGAATCGCCCACGTCGACAACCTCCTGCAGGTGAGGAACGCGCCCGAGGAGCCCTTCGACGACGAGAAGCTGCATGAGGCCGTCGAGGATCAACTGTGGTGGAGCACCCGTGTCGACGCTCGGCAGATCGACGTCGAGGTCGACGGCGGCGTGGTCCATCTCCACGGTACCGTCGATTCGTGGCACGAGCGGCGCGCCGCCGAGGACGAGGCACGTCAGACCGAAGCAGCCGCGGTCATCGTCCACCTCCATGTCGACGGCGACGGCGACGGCGAGCGCCCGGCCCTCGAGATGCAGTAG